The following are from one region of the Acidimicrobiia bacterium genome:
- a CDS encoding GDP-mannose 4,6-dehydratase, with amino-acid sequence MNKSVVTGGAGFIGSNLVDLLVDEGHEVLVLDDLSSGSIANLSYARDSGRTKLHQIDIGSAEVIDLVRSFQPDTIFHLAAQIDVRYSVADPVADARSNVLGTVNMLEAARHSNTERFVFASSGGAVFGDTFNLPTPETQERKPESPYGVSKSVADQYLAYYDRTHGIDCMSLGFANVYGPRQDPHGEAGVVAIFIGSLLEHTTPTIFGDGLQTRDFVFVEDVADAMLRASRIGGSRFLNIGTGIETSILSLYDAIAGATGVDVAPVMAAPKRGEQLRSCLDPSLAQAHLGWEPWTSLADGIAQTVAWARSAR; translated from the coding sequence ATGAACAAGTCCGTGGTGACGGGAGGCGCCGGGTTCATCGGCTCGAACCTCGTCGACCTGCTCGTCGACGAGGGTCACGAGGTGCTCGTGCTCGACGATCTGTCGTCCGGTTCGATCGCGAACCTCTCGTACGCCCGTGACAGCGGTCGGACCAAGCTTCACCAGATCGACATCGGCTCGGCTGAAGTCATCGATCTCGTTCGGTCGTTCCAGCCCGACACAATCTTTCATCTCGCCGCCCAGATCGATGTTCGATACTCCGTCGCCGATCCCGTTGCGGATGCACGCAGCAATGTGCTCGGAACGGTCAACATGCTCGAAGCGGCGAGGCACAGCAACACCGAGCGGTTTGTGTTCGCCTCATCGGGTGGTGCGGTGTTCGGGGACACCTTCAACCTCCCGACTCCCGAGACCCAGGAGCGCAAGCCGGAGTCACCGTACGGTGTCTCCAAGAGCGTCGCCGATCAGTACCTCGCCTACTATGACCGCACGCACGGCATCGACTGCATGTCGCTCGGCTTTGCGAATGTCTACGGCCCGAGACAGGATCCCCACGGCGAGGCGGGTGTCGTCGCTATCTTCATCGGATCGCTGCTCGAGCACACAACGCCGACGATCTTCGGGGATGGTCTCCAGACGAGAGATTTCGTGTTCGTCGAAGATGTCGCCGATGCGATGCTCCGGGCATCCCGGATCGGCGGGTCCCGCTTCCTGAACATTGGCACCGGCATCGAGACCTCGATCCTGAGCCTCTACGATGCCATCGCGGGCGCGACCGGCGTCGATGTGGCGCCGGTGATGGCTGCCCCGAAGCGCGGGGAGCAGCTCCGATCGTGTCTCGATCCGTCGCTTGCCCAAGCCCACCTCGGATGGGAACCGTGGACGAGCCTCGCCGACGGCATCGCCCAAACCGTGGCATGGGCCAGATCTGCGAGGTAG
- a CDS encoding DNA-formamidopyrimidine glycosylase family protein, translating to MPELPEIEAYLHALRHRIVGAVLEQVRIVSFSLLKTVEPSIEETEGRVVERVRRIGKRISIDLDNALNLVIHLMVAGRLGWFETRPSKPKRGTLAAFDFSTGTLVLTEAGTKRRASLAVLRNTDDIDPGGIEIADATRSEFAAALLTNRHTLKRALTDARYFSGIGGSFSDEILHRARLSPTQINTNLTDEEITTLFDACRMVLSEWTDKRIAETGSGFPAKVTAFHPDMAVHGKFGEPCPACGATIQRIVAKDRETNYCPTCQTEGRILADRALSRLLRDDWPRHAAES from the coding sequence ATGCCTGAACTCCCCGAGATCGAGGCGTACCTCCACGCGTTGCGTCACCGCATCGTGGGCGCGGTTCTCGAACAGGTCCGGATCGTGTCGTTCTCACTCCTCAAGACGGTCGAACCATCGATCGAGGAGACCGAGGGCAGGGTCGTCGAGCGTGTGCGCAGGATCGGCAAGCGCATCTCCATCGATCTCGACAATGCGCTGAATCTCGTGATCCACCTGATGGTCGCGGGTCGTCTCGGGTGGTTCGAGACCCGCCCTTCGAAGCCCAAACGGGGCACCCTGGCCGCCTTCGACTTCTCGACCGGGACGCTTGTCCTCACCGAGGCGGGCACAAAGCGGCGCGCCTCGCTTGCGGTTCTGCGCAACACCGACGACATCGATCCCGGTGGTATCGAGATCGCCGATGCCACCCGGTCCGAGTTCGCGGCTGCTCTCCTTACGAATCGGCACACGCTCAAGCGAGCGCTCACGGACGCCAGATACTTCTCGGGTATCGGTGGGTCGTTCTCCGACGAGATCCTCCACCGCGCCCGACTGTCCCCGACCCAGATCAACACCAACCTCACCGACGAGGAGATTACGACGCTGTTCGACGCCTGCCGGATGGTTCTCAGCGAATGGACCGACAAGCGCATCGCCGAGACCGGAAGCGGGTTCCCCGCCAAGGTGACGGCATTCCATCCGGACATGGCCGTGCACGGCAAGTTCGGCGAGCCCTGCCCGGCGTGCGGAGCGACGATCCAGCGCATCGTCGCGAAGGATCGCGAGACGAATTACTGCCCCACCTGTCAGACCGAGGGCCGGATCCTCGCAGATCGGGCTCTGTCACGCCTACTCAGGGACGACTGGCCGAGGCACGCAGCCGAGAGCTGA
- a CDS encoding 2-phospho-L-lactate transferase CofD family protein has protein sequence MRCILESKRPYFNHRVVLLAGGVGGARMARALRSVLGPGLLTVIANVGDNVERYGVTIAADPDTILYTLAGVVGPDGWGRENDTFRIMDELGTLGVDTTMRLGDKDFALCAYRTARLHEGVPLSVITTDLGRHFGIDDVTLLPASDDPVATSVQIAGGAWLDFQTYFVDRRHRDAVTAVAYIGSVEARPAPGVLEAIAEADLVIIAPSNPPLSIWPISAIEPISVAVAAHPNTAAVSPLFGGKPLKGPADAVMAGLGLAPSTEGVLDAYDGLIDALFVDIDDAADTVLGHDRGVTVHAVNTRLDPVGGPEVAATILTLMVS, from the coding sequence GTGAGGTGCATTCTGGAGTCGAAGCGGCCCTACTTCAATCATCGGGTGGTTCTCCTCGCCGGCGGTGTCGGTGGGGCGCGCATGGCCCGAGCACTCCGGTCGGTCCTCGGACCCGGCCTTCTCACGGTGATTGCCAATGTCGGGGACAATGTCGAACGATACGGCGTGACGATCGCTGCCGACCCCGACACCATCCTCTACACCCTGGCTGGCGTCGTTGGTCCCGATGGCTGGGGTCGGGAGAACGACACCTTCCGGATCATGGACGAACTCGGCACCCTTGGGGTCGACACCACCATGCGACTCGGCGACAAGGACTTCGCACTGTGCGCGTATCGTACCGCTCGACTCCACGAGGGCGTTCCACTGTCGGTGATCACGACTGACCTCGGTCGCCATTTCGGAATCGACGATGTGACGCTGCTTCCCGCGAGCGACGATCCCGTCGCGACAAGTGTGCAGATCGCCGGCGGCGCGTGGCTCGACTTCCAGACCTACTTCGTGGACCGACGCCACCGCGACGCCGTGACCGCGGTCGCCTACATCGGCTCCGTCGAGGCTCGACCCGCGCCAGGTGTGCTCGAGGCCATCGCGGAAGCGGATCTCGTGATCATCGCCCCTTCGAATCCGCCCCTTTCGATCTGGCCCATCTCGGCCATCGAGCCGATCAGCGTTGCGGTTGCGGCACATCCGAACACGGCAGCGGTGAGTCCCCTGTTCGGTGGCAAGCCCCTCAAGGGACCCGCCGATGCCGTCATGGCCGGCCTCGGCCTTGCCCCGAGCACGGAGGGCGTTCTCGACGCGTACGATGGGCTCATCGACGCGCTCTTTGTGGACATCGACGACGCAGCCGACACGGTGCTCGGCCACGATCGGGGGGTCACCGTCCACGCGGTGAATACCCGCCTCGATCCGGTCGGAGGCCCGGAGGTCGCCGCAACCATCCTGACCCTGATGGTGTCATGA
- the cofE gene encoding coenzyme F420-0:L-glutamate ligase, translating into MTHPPAPLMIWPVVGIGEIQHGDNLAEMVVDATEANGTPIAEDDIVVITHKVVSKAEGRIRQIPDEATYRQLVEAESVRILRRRGDTVIAQTRHGFICANAAVDRSNVAHGYAVLLPVDPDRSAHRIRIRIERATGKRIGVIITDTFGRPWRRGLTDVAIGISGLPSLVDLRGTTDSHGNTLRVTEVAAVDEIASAADLVMGKAAAVPAALVRGLVLAGDGRVTDLVRPADEDFFR; encoded by the coding sequence ATGACGCATCCCCCGGCGCCGCTGATGATCTGGCCCGTCGTTGGAATCGGCGAGATACAGCATGGCGACAACCTCGCCGAGATGGTGGTCGACGCCACGGAAGCCAACGGAACGCCGATCGCGGAGGACGACATCGTGGTCATCACGCACAAGGTCGTCTCGAAGGCGGAGGGCCGGATCCGCCAGATTCCCGACGAGGCGACCTACCGACAGCTCGTCGAAGCGGAGTCCGTCCGAATCCTCCGCCGCCGAGGCGACACCGTCATCGCCCAGACACGCCACGGATTCATCTGCGCGAACGCGGCGGTCGATCGGTCGAATGTTGCCCATGGCTACGCCGTGCTGCTCCCCGTGGATCCGGACCGTTCCGCCCACCGCATCCGGATCCGCATCGAGCGCGCAACGGGGAAACGCATCGGGGTCATCATCACCGACACCTTCGGTCGGCCGTGGCGGCGCGGCCTCACCGATGTCGCGATCGGCATCTCCGGCCTGCCCTCGCTTGTCGATCTGCGCGGCACGACGGACTCGCACGGGAACACGCTGCGGGTCACCGAAGTTGCTGCCGTGGATGAGATTGCGTCGGCTGCCGATCTTGTGATGGGCAAGGCTGCAGCAGTCCCCGCCGCGTTGGTGCGGGGTCTCGTGCTCGCAGGGGACGGGCGAGTGACGGACCTGGTGCGGCCAGCCGACGAAGACTTCTTCAGGTGA